A stretch of Triticum aestivum cultivar Chinese Spring chromosome 1D, IWGSC CS RefSeq v2.1, whole genome shotgun sequence DNA encodes these proteins:
- the LOC123157411 gene encoding probable leucine-rich repeat receptor-like protein kinase At1g35710, translating to MQIEKPQVDAGRLALSICSGKGRTSDERCHDQEQVAYGWKTREFDEPLHFANLPQLVHLDLSFNHLLGGPIPSSIGTLVKLEYLDLSSNNLDGYIPHFIDLPQLAHVDLRYNNILGPIPSSIGTLVKLEYLGLSGNHLHGSIPHSVDLPHLVHLDLGQNSLSGAIPSSIGVLAKLVYLHLSGNDLDRFIPTSIDLPQLVHLDLSFNYLLGGPIPSSIGTLVKLEYLDLSSNNLDGYIPHFVDLPQLAHLDLSYNNFLGPIPSSIGTLVKLEYLGLSSNHLHGSIPHSVDLPHLVHLDLGQNSLSGAIPSSIGVLAKLVYLHLSGNDLDRFSPTSIDLPQLVHLDLSFNYLLGGPIPSSIGTLVKLEYLDLSSNNLDGYIPHFVDLPQLAHLDLSYNNFLGPIPSSIGTLVKLEYLGLSGNHLHGSIPHSVDMPHLVHLDLSQNSLSGAIPSSIGVLAKLVYLDLFGNDLDGFIPTSIGNYLPQLVHLDLSFNYLLGGRIPSSIGTLVKLEYLNLSSNNLDGYIPHFVDLP from the exons TATGGTTGGAAGACTAGGGAATTTGACGAGCCTCTCCACTTTGCAAACTTGCCCCAGCTTGTCCATCTGGACCTCAGTTTCAACCATCTCTTGGGCGGCCCAATCCCATCAAGCATTGGCACTCTCGTGAAGCTCGAATACCTCGATTTATCCAGCAACAATCTTGATGGATATATCCCACATTTCATAG ACTTGCCCCAGCTTGCCCATGTGGACCTCAGGTACAACAATATCTTGGGCCCAATCCCATCAAGCATTGGTACTCTCGTGAAGCTCGAATACCTGGGTCTATCTGGCAACCATCTTCATGGATCTATCCCACATTCCGTAG ACTTGCCCCATCTTGTCCATCTAGACCTCGGTCAGAACAGTCTCTCAGGCGCAATCCCGTCAAGCATTGGTGTTCTTGCCAAGCTCGTATACTTGCATCTGTCTGGCAATGACCTGGACAGATTTATCCCAACATCCATTG ACTTGCCCCAGCTTGTCCATCTGGACCTCAGTTTCAACTATCTCTTGGGAGGCCCAATCCCATCAAGCATTGGCACTCTCGTGAAGCTCGAATACCTCGATTTATCCAGCAACAATCTTGATGGATATATCCCACATTTCGTAG ACTTGCCCCAGCTTGCCCATCTGGACCTCAGCTACAACAATTTCTTGGGCCCAATCCCATCAAGCATTGGTACTCTCGTGAAGCTCGAATACCTGGGTCTATCTAGCAACCATCTTCATGGATCTATCCCACATTCCGTAG ACTTGCCCCATCTTGTCCATCTAGACCTCGGTCAGAACAGTCTCTCAGGCGCAATCCCGTCAAGCATTGGTGTTCTTGCCAAGCTCGTATACTTGCATCTGTCTGGCAATGACCTGGACAGATTTAGCCCAACATCCATTG ACTTGCCCCAGCTTGTCCATCTGGACCTCAGTTTCAACTATCTCTTGGGAGGCCCAATCCCATCAAGCATTGGCACTCTCGTGAAGCTCGAATACCTCGATTTATCCAGCAACAATCTTGATGGATATATCCCACATTTCGTAG ACTTGCCCCAGCTTGCCCATCTGGACCTCAGCTACAACAATTTCTTGGGCCCAATCCCATCAAGCATTGGTACTCTCGTGAAGCTCGAATACCTGGGTCTATCTGGCAACCATCTTCATGGATCTATCCCACATTCCGTAG ACATGCCCCATCTTGTCCATCTAGACCTCAGTCAGAACAGTCTCTCAGGCGCAATCCCGTCAAGCATTGGTGTTCTTGCCAAGCTCGTATACTTGGATCTGTTTGGCAATGACCTGGATGGATTTATTCCAACATCCATTGGTAATT ACTTGCCCCAGCTTGTCCATCTGGACCTTAGTTTCAACTATCTCTTGGGCGGCCGAATCCCATCAAGCATTGGCACTCTCGTGAAGCTCGAATACCTCAATTTATCCAGCAACAATCTTGATGGATATATCCCACATTTCGTAG ACTTGCCCTAG
- the LOC123180100 gene encoding probable leucine-rich repeat receptor-like protein kinase At1g35710, with the protein MHEQELVKELDWPKRVSVVVDVAQALSYLHHGCGDPIVHHDIKSSNILLDLDYKAYVSDFGMARKLKHGYSSWSTIFAGTCGYIVPELSSTMVLTQKCDVYSFGVVALEVLMGKHPGDLLLPFFCRTEQLRKFNDILDRRIAAPSTIDEEKDVILVTLVAFACLQVNPKALPTMQ; encoded by the exons ATGCACGAGCAAGAGCTAGTGAAGGAGCTGGATTGGCCCAAGAGAGTTTCTGTTGTGGTGGATGTAGCTCAAGCTCTCTCCTACTTGCACCATGGTTGCGGCGATCCAATCGTGCATCATGACATAAAAAGCAGCAACATTCTTCTGGACCTCGATTATAAGGCTTATGTTTCAGACTTTGGCATGGCGAGGAAACTGAAGCATGGTTACTCAAGCTGGAGCACTATTTTTGCAGGCACGTGTGGCTACATAGTCCCTG AGCTGTCATCTACCATGGTGTTGACTCAGAAGtgcgacgtgtacagcttcggcgtgGTTGCGCTGGAAGTTTTGATGGGAAAGCACCCAGGTGATCTGCTCCTTCCATTCTTTTGCCGAACAGAGCAGCTGAGGAAGTTCAATGATATTCTGGATCGACGCATCGCAGCACCGTCAACTATTGACGAGGAGAAGGATGTCATTTTGGTTACCTTGGTGGCCTTTGCTTGCCTGCAAGTCAATCCCAAAGCCCTGCCAACAATGCAGTAG